DNA from Desulfuromonas sp. AOP6:
CTCACCCTCCTGCACATGGAGACAGGAGAGGCCGGCAGCAAAAGTCTGGCCCCGCTCCGACAGGAAGGACAGCAGAGGACTGCGGGCTTCCTCCCAGGCCAGGGCGTCAAGCTGGCACAGCGCCTCGCGGCCATGGTGGGCAAAGGGCGGGAGGCCATTCCGCCTGGGCTCCGGGTCGTGCCGCCAGCGCTCGATGGTGCCGATCGACCGGAATCCGCGCTTCTCATAGAGGGGCCGGCCCAGCTCAGAGGCGGTCAGGATTATAGACGCTGAACCGCGCCGCTCCAGGTGTCCAACGGCAAAGTCGAACAACCTGCCCCCGGTGCCCTTGCCTCTTTCTTCCGAGGCCAGAATGAGGTTCCCTATCCAGCCGCTGCGAGGATGAGCCACCGTGGTGACGAAACCTCGGCAGACGCCCCCCTCAAGCAGGGCGAAGGCGCCGCCGCGCAGAGGACCGGCAAACAGGTCGATTTCGAGGCGGGGGACCTGCCAGCCTTCCTCCTTGGCCAGCGTCAGAAAAACCTGCCAATCGCTGGCGGTGGCGGAGCGGATCTCCATTTCAGGCCACGGCCTGGCACGAGGGCCAGAGAGTAAGCAGCTCATGGTCGCTCAAGGGACGTTTGCGCTGCTGGCTCAGTCGGCGAACACTGGGCAGCAGGCTGTCCGCCTGCTGCCGCGTGGCACGGATGCCCAGCTCCTGCAGGCGGTGAACGAGACCCTGACTCCCCGAATGCTTGCCGAGGACCAGGTAGCGTGACAGTCCCACCTCAGCCGGATCGAAGCCCTCATAGTTGCAGGGATTTTTAATGACGCCGTCGGCGTGGAGCCCTGATTCATGGGAGAAGACCCGCTCACCGACCACGGCCTTCCATTCCGGTACGGGCCGATGGCTGGCCTGCCCGACAAACCGACTGATCTCCACAAAACGGCGGGTGTCCATGTGCAGATCGATGCCGTTAGCGTGCTTGAGGGCCATGACCACCTCTTCCAGGGCGGCATTGCCGGCGCGTTCGCCAAGCCCGTTCACCGTGGTGTTGACGAAGCGGGCGCCGGCCCGGATCCCGGCCAGAGCGTTGGCCGTGGCCATGCCGAGATCGTTATGGGTATGGATCTCGAGATCAAGGTCGACCCGGTCCCGCAGGAACCGGATTTTCTCGTAGGTGGAGAACGGGTCGAGAAGACCCAGCGTATCGCAGAAACGGAAGCGGTCCGCCCCCATGGCGCGTCCGATCTCCATCAGTTCGACGACAAAGTCAAGGTCGGCCCGGCTGGCATCTTCGCCGCCGATGGAGACATACAGGCCATGCTCCTTGGCGAAGCCCAGGGCCGTCTTCAGCTGTTCTTTCACCCAGTCGCGACTTTTGCCCAACTTGTGCCGGATGTGGATATCGGACACGGAGAGGGACAGATCAACGGCCTGCACCCCGGTGGCCAATGAGGCCTCGATGTCGCTTATCAGGGCACGGTTCCAGGTGATCAGGCGGGCGCCAAGACCAAGGTCGACCAAGGCTCTCACGTCGGCCTGCTCTTCTTTCCCCATGGCGGGAATGCCGCACTCCAGCTCTCCCACGCCGATTTCATCCAGCATGCGGGCGATGCGAATTTTCTCCTGCCGCGAGAAGACCACCCCGGCGGTCTGTTCCCCGTCGCGCAGCGTGGTGTCGTCGATGATGACCTCTCTGTGCTGAATATCCGTTTCAACCGTCATGGCCGGCTCCTTCCCACAAAAAAAGCCCCGGGAAGCCTGTGGCCGTCCCGGGGCGTCGTTGCCCGTTTCCAGCGTCCTCGCTGGAGAGTGAGTTCACCATAGTGCTAAGCACAGGCTGTGCCATAAACGAATCCGAGTCTAAAAGTCACTGAGCCGGCCAGCACGGGGAAAAGGTCCCTGATGAAAAGCGTCCTCCTCGCCTTAAGTGATCAAAAAAGAGGCATCTGAAACGCCGGGTGCCATTGATTCAATCGGGTCGACTTAAAGAATGGGGGTCATTTCAGGCCGCAGGGGACCCTTCCGAGCTGGCCGAAGTCTTGCAAAGGTTTTTCAGCATAGCGCTGTCAAGCGCCTTGCCCGCCAAGGCTGACGTGGCAGAAAAGTTCCATCTCAACGAGGCGACGGGACTGATTTTAATCTGAAATCGCTGCTTTCAGAAAGGATCAGACTGTGGCCACCAAACCGAAGATCAGAGAGCTGCTCGAAGAGAGCGCCTGTTCCCACAACAAAACCAAAAAGACCTCCTGCAATGCCCCCACCCCCGGTGCAACCACGGGTGGATGTGCTTTCGAAGGGGCTCAGATTTCCCTCTTCCCCTATGCCGATGCCGCCCATCTGGTGCATGGGCCGATCACCTGTCTGGCGGCATCCTGGGAAACCCGCGCCACCAAAACCAGCCATACCGGGCGGGATTTCACCCAGATGGGCTTCACCACCGATATTTCCAACACGGACGTCGTCTTCGGAGGCGAGGAGAAGCTGCTCGCCTCCATCGATTACATCCTGAAACACTACTCCCCCGAAGCAATTTTCGTGTACGCCACCTGCGTCACAGCCCTCATCGGCGATGATATCGACGCGGTGTGCCGGCAGGCGGCGGAGAAATATGGCCTTCCGGTGGTGCCCGTGCACGCTCCCGGTTTCGTGGGGAGCAAGAACCTTGGCAGCCGTCTGGGGGGAGAAGCGGCGCTGATGCACCTGATCGGCACCCTGGAGCCGGAGACCACCACCCCCTTCGACATCAACCTGATCGGCGAGTACAACGTCACCGGCGACATGTGGCAGTACGCGCACCTGCTCGACGAGCTGGGCATCCGCATCCTCTCCACCCTGAGCGGCGACGGGCGGGTCCGCGCCATCCGCAGCGCCCATCGGGCCAGGCTCAACGTGATCGTCTGCGCCAAATCCCTGATCTCTTTGACCCGCAAGATGGAAGAGAAGTACGGTATCCCCCATATTTCCCTCTCTTTCTATGGCAAGCGTGACACCAGCGCGGGGCTGCTGGCCATCGCCGAGGCTCTCGGCGACACGGACCTGATCGAACGAACCAAACGACTTATTGTCCGCGAAGAGGCCGCCCTCGAGGAAAAAATCGCTCCCTACCGCGCGTTGTTTCGCGGCAAGAAAGCCGTGCTCAACACCGGAGGAAACAAAACCTGGTCCATTGCTGCGGCCCTGCAGGATTTGGGCATCGAGGTGGTGGCCACCGCCGTAAAGAAGGCGACCGAGGCGGACCGGGAGAAGGCGCGCGAGGTCCTCGGCGAAAAGGGGGTGCTGATGATGAATCCGGGCGCGGAGCAGGCCAGGATCATTGAGGAGAGGGGCGCCCATCTGCTGCTGGCCGGAGGCCGCAGCCTTTATACCGCCATCAAGAAAGGGATCGCCTTCGCCGACGTCAACCAGGAGAAGAAAAAAAGCTATGGCGGCTACAACGGTCTGCTCAATCTGGCCGAAGATCTGAAGAACGCGCTGGAAAATCCCGTCTTTAAAAACGTTGCCAAGAGGGCCCCATGGGAGAAATAAGTCATCGAAACACCAAACCGCTGCAGGTCAATCCCTTCAAGCTGTCTCAGCCGATGGGAGCGACTCTCGCTTTTCTGGGAGTGGACAGGTGCATGCCCCTGATGCACGGCGCCATGGGCTGCACCTCCTTCACCAAGGTCTACACCACCCGCCATTTCTGCGAGCCGATCGCCATCCAGACGACAGCCGTCACCGACATTACGGCGATTCTCGACGGCGGCGACACCAGCATCGTCGAAT
Protein-coding regions in this window:
- a CDS encoding GNAT family N-acetyltransferase, with product MEIRSATASDWQVFLTLAKEEGWQVPRLEIDLFAGPLRGGAFALLEGGVCRGFVTTVAHPRSGWIGNLILASEERGKGTGGRLFDFAVGHLERRGSASIILTASELGRPLYEKRGFRSIGTIERWRHDPEPRRNGLPPFAHHGREALCQLDALAWEEARSPLLSFLSERGQTFAAGLSCLHVQEGEDIQVLGPWYSASRCLEENGRLLRLALDAVNPAAPLFTDLLVESGLSPLLSRAGFRPCGSTALMIKGVCPAGLSRHFVSLASLGSLG
- the nifE gene encoding nitrogenase iron-molybdenum cofactor biosynthesis protein NifE; translation: MATKPKIRELLEESACSHNKTKKTSCNAPTPGATTGGCAFEGAQISLFPYADAAHLVHGPITCLAASWETRATKTSHTGRDFTQMGFTTDISNTDVVFGGEEKLLASIDYILKHYSPEAIFVYATCVTALIGDDIDAVCRQAAEKYGLPVVPVHAPGFVGSKNLGSRLGGEAALMHLIGTLEPETTTPFDINLIGEYNVTGDMWQYAHLLDELGIRILSTLSGDGRVRAIRSAHRARLNVIVCAKSLISLTRKMEEKYGIPHISLSFYGKRDTSAGLLAIAEALGDTDLIERTKRLIVREEAALEEKIAPYRALFRGKKAVLNTGGNKTWSIAAALQDLGIEVVATAVKKATEADREKAREVLGEKGVLMMNPGAEQARIIEERGAHLLLAGGRSLYTAIKKGIAFADVNQEKKKSYGGYNGLLNLAEDLKNALENPVFKNVAKRAPWEK
- the nifV gene encoding homocitrate synthase — protein: MTVETDIQHREVIIDDTTLRDGEQTAGVVFSRQEKIRIARMLDEIGVGELECGIPAMGKEEQADVRALVDLGLGARLITWNRALISDIEASLATGVQAVDLSLSVSDIHIRHKLGKSRDWVKEQLKTALGFAKEHGLYVSIGGEDASRADLDFVVELMEIGRAMGADRFRFCDTLGLLDPFSTYEKIRFLRDRVDLDLEIHTHNDLGMATANALAGIRAGARFVNTTVNGLGERAGNAALEEVVMALKHANGIDLHMDTRRFVEISRFVGQASHRPVPEWKAVVGERVFSHESGLHADGVIKNPCNYEGFDPAEVGLSRYLVLGKHSGSQGLVHRLQELGIRATRQQADSLLPSVRRLSQQRKRPLSDHELLTLWPSCQAVA